tccaaaaaaaaaaattacatgtatCAAAAATGTTGTTGGAGCACATCAGTTCATCATGACGTTCTTTTATCTTGAATGCCAGAATATTCTGTCTAccaagtttttattgtgtgtttgaaATGCTCTCTCCACCCCCTGAAAGTCATTGGCTTTTCTCATGTCTTCAGTGGGAACCcttattcatttttgtaaagCACACTGCTGACTTGCTCCTAGTCAGTGCAGTACAGTGGAATTTCACTGCAGACATCATGGTAAGTGTATGAGAATGGGAGGGGTGGGGTGGGTTGTTTGATTAATATttgattataaaataattgcatttgtgacttttgatttaatttgtatttttatgtagtGATGAATACAAGTAAACTAAAAAAcactcaaataaaatattatgcAACAAGAAGAAAAGTCTTCCAACTGATTATATGCGGTGGTTTacttttaatcttttttatattttatttagtattattatttGTGGTTGGCATTTATTTAAGCtagttttatatttgtatgaTTATACATGTGTTTATGTTAAAGTAAGATCTGTTTGGCTTGCAGGTCAAAATTAGCAACATGCGTGAATTTGCAGGGTTCTCTATATGCTTAGTCTTGCTGCTGGGGTCAGAGATCTGCATAGCAGGTATTACCAATATTTAATTATTGATGCGCTGATGTGACACAGTTTTatagttgttttgtgttttttcatattaaatTGTGTTCAGATAGAGTATATGCAAGACTCAACCGTAAGGAAGGCCCGCTATCTCAGTGCCAGCGTAACAGAGTTTCAGTTCAGTATTGTAAGAATCATATATGATATTGGTAGAAGTATTAGTTAGAATGGATTGAAACCAACCAGTAATGCCATCATTTTCCAGAAGGCTATTTATGAATTTATATTGCATCTAAcctacatgtaaaatatatatatatatatatttttggcataaaataaTTGTTCCCTCTGTAATGTcgtcttttaaaaaaaagaatacaaaagGGGCATTAGCCGGTTTCACtgcattttgtgtcattttagcGACAGCAGCTATGATCAAATCTGTGCCAGCTGATCTCGTCCTCTCTGCATGAAGTTCTTACATTTCACAGGCCTGTCATATAATAAATGGCTGGACAGCCAGCAGGGTGCACCATCAAAGATGGTGACCACATCCTCCTTGGCACACTTTATACCCCATTCTGACAGAGAGGAAGTTAGCCAACTGAAACTTTCACAAAAATGGTTATAAATCAATTCAAAGCCCCGATCAAGCAAAACTGTGTTCAAGACAAGCCAAGATATGACAGCACTCCGAGGACCCTCTGTGTCTGTCATAAATTCAATAGGAGGAGTTGATGAGTGTCAGCATCACTCTATGAAGCTGATGGAGCCCTGAGGGCTCAGGCTAAAGTTTAGCTTTAGATATTCTTTGAAATAGCCTTACCAGGCCTTCATGATCAAGTGAAAAAACACCAGCTCCAAATTTGTCACAGTTCAGCCCTGAAAATGGATTGTTTTCTCGCACTTCTGAGAAAGGAGAAAAGCACAGCCAAACTTTGCGGGTTCCGGAAACCCGGAAGCTGCAGGCATCAAACACAGCCGTCCTATTCACTCATCATTATCTCGCAGAGACTCTCACACTGAGTGAGGAGCTGTCTTTTTCTAAAGATGCCTGTTGAACAAAAGGTTCTCTGATGACTAATTTGGGATGGAGCTATTTGCCACACAAATTCAGCAGGAAGCGAAGACTCCCAGCAGGAGAACTGATTTGGCAGATCAACAGAAAAGCCACCGAAATCTTGGCCGTGGCCTATGTCAAATCGAGGTCATTTTTGAACAAATACACAAAGTTGGATGCTGTTTTGAAATCAATCCATTCAAATTGTTTTTCTTCAAATGCTTAGTGATATTGTGAGTATATAGAGAGCTTAAAAGAGCGCAAGTGACGCTGGTTAGTTTTAATGTTTCAATGGCTGGGAGACAAGATAGACCTATTTAAACCAGCTAAAACCAGAAAACCAGGTTTAGGCTGTTTCAAGctgtttttaatcttttttttttgcttttactcATTCTAGCAAGGCAAGAACTAATAGTTACCACCATTAAAGTAagtaataaatcatttaaaaaagttaaagttttttattgtattatacattgtattgtattatatgtCTCTTCATTTCAGCAAGACCCATACACAATGAGCAAGGGATCCCAGTTAGAAGGCTATTGCATGGATCTGCTCAGTGAACTGGCTAAAAAACTGGGTTTTAAATACAAAGTTCACCTGGTCAAGGATGGGGCATATGGCCGACAAGACGAAAGTGGAAACTGGAATGGAATGATCGGAGAGGTTGTTAGAGGGGTACGTCACTCTCATCTCTGAAAAACAGAATGTGAAAAGAATAATGTAGTCATCTGGTCATTATCAGAAAATAAACCTAGAAGAACAgtgttttttcaaaatatcctgAGGGGATTTCTTTTGCGATAATGACCGGCTGTTCAATTTCCtggacaaataaataaataaaaataaatatttatttgagttttttttgaGTTGACATGAGTTTACCATTTGAACATAAAAAGAGTCAACAGTCAAATATACAGTTTAGCAGTCATATGGTTACAATGACATCCCACCAAGAGGTGTTAAAACTTTCCTTTTTTGCTCACAGGAAGCTGATCTGGCCGTAGCCCCGCTGACTCTCACCGCTGCCCGTGAGAAGGCGGTGGGAATGACAAAACCTTACATGCAGACCGGAATCAGTATCCTCCTCCGCAAAGATATCGTTTCTGAGGAGGCTGGCTTTTTTGACTTCCTCTCCCCTTTCTCCGGGGAGACCTGGTTCGGCATCCTGATTGCATACTTTGTGACTGCAGTGTGCATCTGCATTGTGGGAAGGTCAGAGAAATGACAAGAACACTAGAGACACAGAACAAGAGCACTTATTCACTATATACGTAATACCACATGAAATGCCACACTGTTTTTCAGTGATAAACATGGTTACAGAATAAGACTTAGGAACTTATTTGATCTGAAACACACTGTTCTTTGTATCAAGGTTGAGTCCTTGTGAATGGAGCCAGCCTGAGACAGAGCAAAATCGCTTCACTCTTCTGCACAGCTTGTGGTACGCTGCAGGAGCTCTGAGCCTGCAAGGTATCATTCTGATTTCCTTGTTTCACGAATATTGTCggctgcttttatttgaacagttcacattttatattcatttgcATTACATTTCAGTAGATGAAAAGGGGGGATAACATCTCATCTGTTCTGGTTACTGCAGGTGCCGGTCCTCATCCTAAAGCTGTGTCAGGTCGGGTTATCTGCTGTACCTGGTGGTTGTTTGCTGTGGTTGTGCTGGCGTGTTATTTTTCCAGCCTCAGTTCCTCACAGGGGTCTGATTCTGCTCCCCTCACGATAAAGGGTTTTGATGACTTGGCCAATCAGGAAGTGATGGAATATGGGACTCTTGCAGGCTCCTCCACTCTTGCGTTCTTCAAGGTCCGATCTGACGCATACATTTTCCTTAATAGTCAAAATCTGCCAGATGTAATAAAAATCTTTTCATACAGAACTCTAATAACCCATCTTACCGTCGCATCTATGAGCACATGGAGCGGAGAAAGAGTTTCGTATCCTCCATGGACGAAGGTGTCCAGAGAGCAAAAGAAGGAAATTTTGCGTTCATTGGGGAATCTGTGTCTCTGGATCTGGCTGTGGCACGACATTGCGAATTGGTTCGTGCACACGAGGTCATTGGAATGAGAGGATACAGCATCGTAGCTCCTCTTGGTGAGCCGAAGTGGTACAGTTGATTTTTTCTGATGTGAATGTTATTTTTGATGCCATGGTCTTGTTTGAAACAGGATCCTCAATGCTGAAGAACCTGAGCGTGGCCATACTGCAGCTCAGTGAAGCTGGTGAACTGGCTTACCTGCGCACTAAGTGGTGGGCCAGCAGTTGTGTGCCGGACAGCGCCAAAGCTTCATCTCTGAGGGCTCATAGCATGAAAGGGATCTTCCTGGTTCTCGCTATAGGCCTTGGGATCGGTGTGCTGATCTCCCTGTTTGAGCTCACCTCAAAGTCTCGCAGTACTGCCGGAGAGCAGAAGGCAAGtagtatacacacacacgctaatAAAAAGGCATTTATGGAATTCCCTGGACAGATTTCAGATGTACAGCAGCCAGTCGCCATTTAGTTTTTTGTCAGTTATATCAATACGTGAAATTTAATCTGCTCTTATTTATACAGAAATCCTGCTGCACAGTTTTGACCCAGGAGCTGAGTCAACGCTTGAGAATGAGCCACACAAAGAATGACCCGGAAACCTCAGATAAAAACAAAGCATAACAGGTTTAACCACATTGAGATAATCTGAATCTTACAGTATAATAGCACAATGTCTTTACTTTTGCTTTTGTTCTGGTTCTAGACATTAGTAGTGTTTCTCAATTTATAAAACTAAGTTTTAGACATTTTGACTGATTTAGCTTAGTGCTAACTCAACTACAAAATGTTAATTTGCATTGAGCTTTCACTGAAATCAGGCAACTCATTgtcttaatgaaaataaatctcaTGTATTTTCTTTTGGTTTTACAATATAGAATATAGATACGGAATTTGTATCACgatacattaaacattaaatgaaAAAGGACTGAAGACAGCTTAAAGGAGTTcaatttgattttgtttattgACAAATTCTGCTCGCTATTGTGTACAATTGTATGAAATACagaaagcaaaaaaaatgtctattaaaagtaaatgattTTATAGCAGTAAAAATAATAACGGCAAGAAACACCGCTTTGAGAAATTGAAAATGAGAAATTGTAAccttacaaaaaaaaagatggaAAAACATCACCTCATACTGTCTCAAAAAGGTTTTGGTTCTGGCACcttgttaataaatgtcttaatAAATTTAATCTAACCCCAAAAGTGTGATTGCATTTAAGCCTAAAGAGCTTTGGagaaaagtacagtcacagtagatatacattaaaaacatgttttgcaaGGCTTTAAATTACAAATTGCCATTTTCATATGCAAAAGACATATTTAGCAGGTTTAAAACATACAAGTTTAAAACTaatcctagactaaaataaatgttagagctgtttAAACcgaaaacagcttgcactgacatatcttaaagtgatatgaaaattctgtcatcatttactcaccctcttgtcgtttcaaagctgtatgactttctttcttccgcagaacttaaatgaagatattttgaagaatgttgttaactagcccccattcacttgcattggttttgtgtccatataatagaagtACTGTAAAttggggccagtgctgttcagtaaccaactttcttcaaaatatctttgcggaagaaagaaagtcatgcaggtttgaaatgacaagagggtgagtaaatgattacagaattttcatttttgggtgaactatgacttGAATATACATCTGTGCCATAGCTTAAAGTCCTGTTTGTAAAAATGACTTCAATGTCCTAATTTAATTTTGGCCTAGTTCTGGCTTAATCTAATCCCTGTCTGAGAAACCACCccataatgtattattttatgctccatttaaaattaaatgtaaaaatatgaattatgcGCCTAGATGGCATGTAAACAAGATTATATCTGTACAAAATTAATGTAGTACTAATGAGGCTGAATATTTGCTCTTCTTCTTGTAGAATCTCTCCATCACCATCAAAGCATTTGCTTTAAGTTCAGGAATTTACGCTTTTCTACATTGTTGATGAatctaaaaaaaacagttaaagtAAAACCCAACCACAAATTAAACTTTGCGAATGTATAACATGACATGTCAGATATATTCTGTattgaaatgcaaaataatatttatatgaacaaGTCCTAAACATTTTACACAACACCTCCCTCTATTCAAATTTGGCCAGAGCTATAACACTTTGTTGAAGACTGAAACTTACCTCTGAAAAAAATTGGAGAATGACAATGAATCTCATGCATTTTCTGCTCAAACAGAGcattcatctccctctgcaGAGTGCCCATTGTCAGCTGCTGGTTGTCAGGGAAACGGGATGGCAAAGTACTCAGGTCAAGGCTGTCCAAACTGCTTGGACTGCTTAATTCACTCTCAGCAAGGTTGTTATTGTTAGCAAAAGAGTTTTTTTGTGTAACATAACTACAGCTGCCGTGCTTTTGAGGTAGAGGGAATTGATGGAGGAAGTCTTTCTTGATGTTAAAGGTTGTGTTTGGGTGAGAGGGTGGGCGACGCCTCGGGATGCTTTGTGATCTGTGTCCCGTAAGCGAAGAATCTTTAGAACATGAGTCATTCATGCTGCATCTGCTCATCGCAGGAGTTGTGGGGATGGACCTTGGGTGCCACTGCGGCTTAAACTCAAAATCTAAAGCTCTGAATTTATTCTTGAGTGGCAGGTTTTTGGTGTTCAATGCTCCACTAGAGGGATCTAGTACTCCATCAGGTATTGGACTGAAATTCAAGGGTTTACAGTGTCTTGTAgatactgacatttttccatcACGTCCTTGATTATTTACAGGTTGTTCCTGATCTAAATGTTTAGAAACATATTTAGGACCCGAGATCTGCTGCGGCAAAATGTGCCGGTCAGATGCAATGCTGTCAAGTACAAATACCGGAGgcaaatcattttgttttgaatCAGTCAGCTCCTGGTTATCTACATTGGAATGACATGGTAGAACCAAAGGAGTCCAAACATCCATTTCTGAACTCTCTTTAGAATCCAATCCTAAATTGGTGTAGTTCATAGCCATACCCCCTCCACCAGAACATGTGATGGAGGACAGGCGCCGACGCACGACATGACATCCTTCTGGCTCCTGAAAAGAGACCTTATGGGCCCTTCTGAGGGGTTCACTTTGAGCTCCCCTGAGCAAAGATGCATACTGTGAAGTGCTTCTGCTGTCTTTTGAGCTTATGTCATCACTATAACGTCTGTTTAGAAAGTCCTCTTTGGCACAGGAATCACGCGAGCCGCGCATGAGTTTTGCTTGGCTCTTCTCGGCTCCACCTTTCATCAGGAAGTTTGGACCGAATGATCTCCTGGTGCCGTCTTTAGAGGTGTACATTAGATTTCTCCGAAAGAGCTGCTTTACTGCATTGCTTGATTTGACCTGTCAGAAATGGGTTTTGCAGAATTTTAACTACTAAACATTGATGACAGTTACAACATCTCCATAAATACTctgttaacactttacaataaggttgtatttgttgagctaacaatgaacaacataGTTTTTAGCACTTAATCTTTGTTAATTAATGCCAATACATTTGTTCAGGCTTTTTCATTGTGCATAACAGTTATgacttttaattttaataatgtattagtaaatgctgacatttacatgAACTAAGAATATTAAAGGAGCTGTGGgaaatttttggaggatctattgacagaaatgcaatataattatgtcttcagaggtgtattaagaccttacataatgaagcgttatgtttttattaccttagaatgagctatttctatctacatacaccacgggtccccttgcatggaattcaccaagTTGTTTTTACAGTTGCCCAAAACGGATAACCTGCTCTGCAGAGCGTGTTTCAGAAATACATTATTTCCTTCGGCAtagaagtgaaaacatgacgacatgttagttctgtgtcagccaccgcagtacttcgaaagggaggtggtagtgagccgttggttgcaattcgcaaacctcaccactagatgccactaaatttcatacactggacctttgacTAATGTTTACATATACAgccttattgtaaaatgttaacaattttctaaCAAAAAGTTACCTTTCCTGTGATGTCATTTATGGCCACATGTACAAAAATAGATGCTTCCACCATGCCTTCCAAATAAACATGTCGATAACCTGTGGAACGCAGTGCATGACCTTCAAAGTTCTTTAGCAGCAGTTCTCATTGCATTCATCTCATTTCATTACTTGCTGCtttaacatttatgtttttatttatgtctttAATTGACGTAAGTTACCTGGCAACATGCTTTTAAATGCTATTGTTCTTTGTCCAATAAAATCCCTCCCAATCGGATCACGATCCCAAACCATAAACCGTACCAAGGCAATCTGAGGCATATGGAGCATAAACACTAGTGTCTCCTCCCACATGGGGTTAAAGCCTGTTGACATGGCATTAAAATAGAAGACATAACATATAAGCACATGAACTGAACCAAGAGCTTCCACTAGTAATATTGTAAACTGAAATGTAGCTTTTAACTTACCATTATCTTCCACAACCCTTGTCTGGTGTTTATTGCAGTCAACAGCCAATCCAATTATCTCGACCTCAACGAAGGGATCTATGATCTGGACAATAAAAGATATATTGTTATACACAGTGTGAGATTATGGCAAGCTATTTAAAACTTTAGCATAAATGGACTCACCTCTCCTCTGTCTCCTAGCATGGAGTCTTTTGGCTTTGGGAGCTGCTGGCCACTTATTATTTTGAGTACTAACTGAGTTTTCCTGTGTCCTTGTAAAGGATCCTCCAGGGCAGGATTAAAGGCACCTGACAACAATCATAAAGTTCGTGAAAATTGCCTTTCAGAGAACACACATAAATACTTCAAACAAACGTGTCTTTGGTCTGAATCACAAATGTACCTTTACACGTGCATTTTGGCTTCAGCACATAGCCACAGTTTCCATTTGCTGCAAATTTGCCTCTGTTCAGTTGCAGCATACGGCCTTCTGTTTGATAGTTCAGAGCAACTGAAAAGATGAAACAATGTTTCAAATGCACCGTGAAACTGTGCTATATAAAAGAGCCGAGgctttttaatcaaatttgCAGCAGTTTCATCATTAATGAGAAACAAGAGACTTTGATGATAATTAGAAGGaaacttaattaaaaatgaatgaataaattaaacGTTTACCTAAATGACATCCTGCGTTCCAAAATGGCTGAGGATTGAAGTTGCTAGAGTCGACACGGTAGTTGGAGGGATAGACTCGTAAAAGTTGCCGTTGATTGAAGCGAACCAGCTGCGCAGGTTTCAGGTGTAAAATCTGATTTGTTATGCTTTCGTTTAGAGAGGACACTTCCCAGCTGCACATGTAGGCTGTAACACAAAGGGAATTTATTAAGGCACATCCCAGAGGCACTCGGATCACTTTTTACAATCTTAGTAGTTGTAAAATTGATCACAAAAGATGTTATAGAAAATGTAACTATATTTTGTCCTACCTTGAGTTTCAATGTCATGAACATGCACTGACTTTGTGTACTTGACCAGATCAGACAGAGCACGAGAGAGTCTCATGGTTTTTCTCCTTCTGAAATATTCCATAAATACAAAGACTATCAACAGGGTTTACATGGGCTTTCATGACTTTTCTAGTCATTCACAATTATCGAATAagatttttctttaataatttAAAGACAACATTCAATAGAGATTGCTTTCAGAGGTCAAGTTCTAGCCCATAAAGTATAGTCATTATAAAactatttgaaacaaaaaaaatattttctgtttattaaGCTCTTGAGAATACTTACTTGCCATAGTTGATGACCTGTTTATCATTACTGCTTGGAATTTCCTGGTCAATATCGGAGTCATTCAGGATAGGTTTCTTtcttattttgacccgtttttTATTCTGAAAGAGATTGCGgcacattaaaacacaaaaacaaatgctGGATTTGACTGGAAATGTACTGTAACTCAATGGGATGTGTCCAATAGGATGATGGGTCACCTTGCGCCTGAAGCTGCCCAACAACCTCCTTGAGCCTTTATTTGATTCATCACGAGTCTCTGGTGCTCCATCTCCTCTCTGTTATACAAAACAGTTCTTAGTTAGACACTCCAAACGGTGCCTTGAATAAAAGCGCTTGGCAAATGTTTAAATCTAATGCAAATGCAACCAAAAATCTCACATGTCCATTAATCTGCTCgtcttcctcttcttcctcttccGCGCTGTCATCATCATAGACATCTCCCTCTTCTGCATCAGCATCAATGTTTGCTGGCAGCTTCTTACCCTGAGAAATCATCTCACTGTCAGACaccaaaatattaaatttatcATTTC
This portion of the Triplophysa rosa linkage group LG20, Trosa_1v2, whole genome shotgun sequence genome encodes:
- the si:dkey-183j2.10 gene encoding glutamate receptor U1; translation: MVKISNMREFAGFSICLVLLLGSEICIAARQELIVTTIKQDPYTMSKGSQLEGYCMDLLSELAKKLGFKYKVHLVKDGAYGRQDESGNWNGMIGEVVRGEADLAVAPLTLTAAREKAVGMTKPYMQTGISILLRKDIVSEEAGFFDFLSPFSGETWFGILIAYFVTAVCICIVGRLSPCEWSQPETEQNRFTLLHSLWYAAGALSLQGAGPHPKAVSGRVICCTWWLFAVVVLACYFSSLSSSQGSDSAPLTIKGFDDLANQEVMEYGTLAGSSTLAFFKNSNNPSYRRIYEHMERRKSFVSSMDEGVQRAKEGNFAFIGESVSLDLAVARHCELVRAHEVIGMRGYSIVAPLGSSMLKNLSVAILQLSEAGELAYLRTKWWASSCVPDSAKASSLRAHSMKGIFLVLAIGLGIGVLISLFELTSKSRSTAGEQKKSCCTVLTQELSQRLRMSHTKNDPETSDKNKA
- the plch2b gene encoding 1-phosphatidylinositol 4,5-bisphosphate phosphodiesterase eta-2, with translation MNTSPGMAPSSPVLLSPSLTRRPASPGRRSPPPFRSPPPCIMTSPKLWQKAAISRLAEEFFWISGSIVATPKLRVGQIVERCMCNMQAGTQMIKLRGKSKALVRLFYLDEHKSCIRWRPSRKHEKAKITIDSIHEVCEGMKTEVFRRFAHNKFDPNCCFSIYHGDHVESLDLVSTNGEEARTWITGLKYLMAGISDEDSLAKRQRTRDQWLRQTFSEADKNGDGNLSIGEVLQLLHKLNVNLPKQKVKEMFEEADTDDKQGSLTFEEFCTFYKMISTRRDLYLLMITYSNHKEHMDFNDLIRFLENDQKMANVSREYCKMIINQFEPCPENQANMVMGIDGFTNYLRSPAGDIFNPEHYKVNQDMTHPLTHYYIASSHNTYLTGDQLLSQSRVDMYAYVLQAGCRCIEVDCWDGPDGEPIVHHGYTLTSKILFKEVIETINKYAFAKSQYPVILSIENHCTVPQQKKMAQYLTEVLQDKLDLSNINVNESRRMPSPEVLKGKVLVKGKKLPANIDADAEEGDVYDDDSAEEEEEEDEQINGHRGDGAPETRDESNKGSRRLLGSFRRKNKKRVKIRKKPILNDSDIDQEIPSSNDKQVINYGKRRKTMRLSRALSDLVKYTKSVHVHDIETQAYMCSWEVSSLNESITNQILHLKPAQLVRFNQRQLLRVYPSNYRVDSSNFNPQPFWNAGCHLVALNYQTEGRMLQLNRGKFAANGNCGYVLKPKCTCKGAFNPALEDPLQGHRKTQLVLKIISGQQLPKPKDSMLGDRGEIIDPFVEVEIIGLAVDCNKHQTRVVEDNGFNPMWEETLVFMLHMPQIALVRFMVWDRDPIGRDFIGQRTIAFKSMLPGYRHVYLEGMVEASIFVHVAINDITGKVKSSNAVKQLFRRNLMYTSKDGTRRSFGPNFLMKGGAEKSQAKLMRGSRDSCAKEDFLNRRYSDDISSKDSRSTSQYASLLRGAQSEPLRRAHKVSFQEPEGCHVVRRRLSSITCSGGGGMAMNYTNLGLDSKESSEMDVWTPLVLPCHSNVDNQELTDSKQNDLPPVFVLDSIASDRHILPQQISGPKYVSKHLDQEQPVNNQGRDGKMSVSTRHCKPLNFSPIPDGVLDPSSGALNTKNLPLKNKFRALDFEFKPQWHPRSIPTTPAMSRCSMNDSCSKDSSLTGHRSQSIPRRRPPSHPNTTFNIKKDFLHQFPLPQKHGSCSYVTQKNSFANNNNLAESELSSPSSLDSLDLSTLPSRFPDNQQLTMGTLQREMNALFEQKMHEIHCHSPIFFRGKFQSSTKCYSSGQI